A single Dehalobacter sp. 12DCB1 DNA region contains:
- a CDS encoding anaerobic ribonucleoside-triphosphate reductase activating protein, whose protein sequence is MLMDIEPFSLVDYPGHIVATVFFGGCNFQCGYCHNPALVNKKEKSRTSPSAVIEFMKTRKGLLDGVCLTGGEPLLSPDLNPFVREVKALGFKVKLDTNGSSPEKLRELALFLDYIAMDIKCTPDKYEKLTACKNSGEAAFETIQWIRASTIAYEFRTTVLPVWHTFEDLKLIREFLGNETPWVLQQFRQSPQGVLDGKTYDAYPDSWLKEMGEKLNCPVRGLK, encoded by the coding sequence ATGCTAATGGATATTGAACCTTTCTCTCTTGTCGATTATCCTGGACATATCGTAGCAACGGTCTTTTTTGGAGGTTGTAATTTCCAGTGTGGCTACTGCCATAACCCTGCTTTGGTCAACAAGAAGGAGAAGTCGCGGACTTCTCCTTCTGCTGTCATTGAATTTATGAAGACCAGGAAAGGATTACTGGACGGTGTTTGTCTTACTGGCGGGGAGCCGCTTTTATCCCCGGATCTGAATCCCTTTGTAAGAGAGGTCAAAGCGCTCGGTTTCAAGGTGAAATTGGATACCAATGGAAGCAGCCCGGAAAAACTCCGGGAGCTGGCTCTTTTCCTGGACTATATTGCCATGGATATTAAATGTACTCCTGATAAATACGAGAAGCTGACCGCGTGCAAAAACAGCGGAGAGGCGGCGTTTGAAACCATCCAATGGATCAGGGCGAGTACAATTGCATACGAATTCAGAACTACGGTACTGCCGGTCTGGCATACATTTGAAGATCTAAAGCTAATCCGTGAGTTCCTTGGAAATGAAACTCCCTGGGTGCTCCAGCAGTTTCGCCAGTCCCCCCAGGGCGTGCTCGACGGGAAAACTTATGATGCTTATCCTGACTCATGGCTCAAAGAAATGGGAGAGAAGCTGAATTGTCCTGTCCGTGGCCTGAAATAG
- a CDS encoding ribonucleoside triphosphate reductase — MYVVKRDGRREIFNQEKIRKAVEKAFIATETPNVTNWAKIVTDRVFSELEAAYSKNEGFQIEQIQDKVEDVLMQTGNTNVARAYIRYRFQHEIIRNQESAKNDNNQLFSDYLGLGTWEIKENSNMGFSVQGLNRFVTSKATNAFWQSLLPAEVGKAHDSGALHNHDMGDLAPYCVGWDLKDLLLVGFRGAEGKTTSRPAKHFRSALGQIVNFVYTLQGEAAGAQALSSFDTYLAPFVRVDNLDYKQVKQGIQEFIFNVNVPTRVGFQSPFFNITLDVRAAESAIKDEPAVVDGKFLDTPYREYQAEMDIINMAFCEVMLEGDADGNIFSFPIPTYNITKGFDWNSEVSRAIFKMTDKYGIPYFANFINSDMNPEDARSMCCRLRLDNRELRKRGGGLFGANPLTGSIGVVTLNLPLYGYLAKGNWDQFITLIDNHMNIARSSLQTKRKTLEILTDNGLYPYTKFYLRDIKKRFGKYWTNHFSTIGLVGMNEAIRNFTSDADDITTVFGQNFAKETLNYMRDRIQEFQEQDGDLYNLEATPAEGTSYRLAKINKKHYPDIITAGDNEPYYTNSTHLPVGYTSDLFRAVELQDGLQTLYTGGTVLHGYLAESLDDLAVAKAVVRRVFENFQLPYFTLTPTFSICEDHKYIKGEHFNCPECGRETLVMTRVTGFYRPVSAMNPGKQEEKQETVKYRVTGVTPSLFDGVAK; from the coding sequence ATGTACGTTGTGAAAAGGGATGGAAGAAGAGAAATTTTTAATCAAGAAAAGATTCGCAAGGCGGTAGAAAAGGCTTTTATCGCTACCGAAACCCCCAATGTCACGAACTGGGCGAAGATCGTTACCGACAGGGTATTCTCAGAATTGGAAGCTGCTTACAGCAAGAATGAAGGCTTCCAAATCGAGCAGATTCAGGACAAAGTCGAAGATGTCCTGATGCAGACAGGAAATACCAATGTCGCCAGAGCATATATCCGGTACCGCTTCCAGCATGAAATCATCCGCAATCAGGAAAGTGCCAAAAACGATAACAATCAATTATTCTCCGACTACCTGGGGCTGGGAACCTGGGAAATCAAAGAGAATTCCAATATGGGATTTTCGGTTCAAGGGCTTAACCGGTTTGTAACCAGCAAAGCGACTAATGCTTTTTGGCAGTCCCTGCTTCCGGCTGAAGTTGGCAAAGCGCACGATTCCGGTGCCTTACATAATCATGACATGGGAGACCTTGCTCCATATTGCGTCGGTTGGGATCTCAAAGATCTGCTTTTGGTGGGCTTTAGGGGCGCGGAAGGCAAGACGACCTCCAGACCGGCCAAACACTTCCGTTCCGCACTCGGACAGATCGTTAATTTCGTTTATACCTTACAGGGAGAAGCTGCCGGTGCTCAGGCACTCTCCAGCTTTGATACCTATCTTGCTCCGTTCGTCAGAGTAGATAACCTTGATTATAAACAAGTCAAGCAGGGGATTCAGGAATTTATTTTCAATGTCAATGTCCCGACCAGGGTAGGTTTCCAGTCTCCATTCTTTAATATTACGCTCGATGTGCGGGCGGCCGAATCGGCCATTAAAGATGAACCTGCTGTGGTTGACGGCAAATTTCTGGATACGCCGTACCGGGAATATCAAGCTGAAATGGATATCATCAATATGGCGTTCTGTGAGGTCATGCTGGAAGGGGACGCTGACGGCAATATTTTTAGCTTCCCGATCCCGACGTATAACATCACGAAGGGCTTTGACTGGAACAGTGAAGTATCGAGAGCGATCTTCAAAATGACCGATAAATACGGAATCCCGTATTTTGCGAACTTTATTAACTCCGATATGAATCCAGAGGACGCCAGAAGCATGTGCTGCCGTCTGCGTCTGGACAACAGGGAACTCAGAAAACGCGGCGGTGGCCTGTTCGGGGCCAATCCGCTCACAGGAAGCATTGGCGTTGTAACCCTGAACCTGCCGTTGTACGGCTATCTGGCTAAAGGCAACTGGGATCAGTTCATCACATTGATTGATAACCACATGAACATCGCCCGGTCCTCGTTGCAGACCAAACGTAAAACGCTGGAGATCCTGACGGACAACGGCTTATATCCCTATACCAAATTTTATCTGAGAGATATTAAAAAACGATTTGGCAAGTACTGGACGAACCACTTCTCGACGATCGGTCTGGTCGGCATGAATGAAGCGATCCGTAATTTTACCTCGGACGCCGATGACATCACCACTGTTTTCGGACAGAATTTTGCCAAGGAAACATTGAACTATATGAGAGACCGCATCCAGGAATTCCAGGAGCAAGACGGAGACCTCTATAACCTTGAGGCAACGCCCGCGGAAGGTACGAGCTACCGTCTGGCCAAAATCAACAAAAAGCATTATCCCGATATCATTACGGCTGGTGACAATGAACCCTATTACACGAACTCCACCCACCTGCCTGTGGGTTATACCAGCGACCTGTTCCGTGCCGTCGAGCTTCAGGATGGGCTGCAGACGCTTTATACCGGTGGGACCGTGCTTCACGGTTATCTGGCTGAAAGTCTCGATGATCTTGCCGTCGCCAAGGCCGTCGTACGCAGGGTGTTTGAGAACTTCCAGCTGCCGTATTTCACGCTGACCCCAACCTTCAGCATCTGTGAGGACCACAAGTATATCAAAGGTGAACATTTTAACTGTCCCGAGTGCGGCAGGGAAACCTTAGTCATGACGAGGGTCACCGGCTTCTATAGACCGGTCTCCGCCATGAATCCCGGCAAACAGGAAGAGAAACAAGAAACCGTAAAATACCGTGTTACGGGCGTCACGCCAAGTCTGTTTGACGGGGTAGCGAAATAA
- the nrdR gene encoding transcriptional regulator NrdR gives MRCPFCQSDDTKVLDSRQIEEGTAIRRRRECDVCTKRFTTYERYEDFQLIVVKKDGRREPFSRHKLLSGLNKACEKRPVSTEQLETMVTDIEREMRDINDREVPSELVGEAVMKKLFEIDEIAYIRFASVYRQFKDIQKFMEELNGLVKRRK, from the coding sequence TTGCGCTGTCCTTTTTGCCAGAGCGACGACACGAAGGTGTTGGATTCCAGACAAATTGAGGAAGGTACTGCTATCCGACGCAGACGGGAATGCGATGTCTGCACAAAGCGTTTTACGACGTATGAGCGCTACGAGGATTTTCAGCTGATTGTCGTGAAAAAGGATGGCAGAAGAGAGCCCTTTTCCCGTCACAAACTGTTATCGGGTTTGAACAAGGCCTGTGAAAAACGCCCCGTGTCCACTGAGCAGCTGGAAACAATGGTCACTGATATCGAAAGAGAAATGCGTGATATCAACGATCGCGAAGTGCCGAGCGAACTGGTCGGCGAAGCCGTCATGAAAAAACTGTTTGAAATAGATGAGATTGCGTATATTCGCTTTGCTTCTGTTTACAGGCAGTTCAAAGATATTCAGAAGTTTATGGAGGAGTTGAACGGACTGGTAAAGCGTCGCAAATAA
- the metH gene encoding methionine synthase, whose protein sequence is MKQQIFNELLARKILILDGAMGTMLQQKDLSAEDFGGPEQEGCNEILTLTRPHIVRDIHEAYLKAGADIIETNTFGGTNIVLGEYHLGDRDMEINEAAARLAREAADKWSTAEKPRFVAGSMGPTTKMLAFGGGITFTDLEEAYCRQTLGLIKGGVDLLIVETCQDTLNIKAAGLGIQRAFAELEREVPLVVSVTIEPSGTMLAGQNIEALYISIQHLKPVAVGMNCGTGAELMNDHLRTLEGIASCAVSCYPNAGLPDEDGGYRETPEEFAGKMAAYAAKGWLNIAGGCCGTTDRHIEALAAALAKYAPRRTMAAERSSITGLEPVWPEEDNRPLLVGERTNVIGSRKFKELIAGEYYEEGSEIARNQVKKGAQIIDVCVANPDRDELEDMVSFLPHVVNKVKVPLMLDTTDPAVLEAGLRLIQGKAIINSINLENGRERFDDVVPLLRKFGAAVVVGLIDEQGMALTRERKLEVAGRSYDLLVYEYGLSAADIIFDPLTFPVGTGDAKYLGSAVETIEGLRLIKAKYPECKTILGISNVSFGLPAAGREVLNAVFVYLNTVAGLDYAIVNSEKLERYATIPHEEKKLAEDLLLNTNDQTLKAFTDFYREKKVTEQKQTSGLSVEERLAGTIVEGSKEGLENDLYEALTKYRPLEIINGPLMKGMEEVGSLFNRNQLIVAEVLQSAEVMKAAVTILEAYMEKAEEAVKGKILLATVKGDVHDIGKNLVEIILANNGYKVINLGVKVSSEQLIEAARKEAPDAIGLSGLLVKSVQQMLLTAQDLQAAGINIPLILGGAALSRKYTEEKIAPQYGGPVLYARDAMDGLNLLNGLKRKSANDSGSYNAAKNNDQAGNAGTISGNIPDSISGSISDNHIENKFSPVSFDGPVCRPQYTEREILLDYPLVEIIPNLDLPFILRRYLGVKNKLRHSSQEEIKAAESLLLDSADVSQDKSAKIQIFVQDFLEEIQEHKLITVNGVFAFYPACANGNTVAIMDSDSDSNPNLKASNTVLEALSFPRQQKDNGLCLADYVRPRNKHVGQEQAYDYLGMFALTTGLGIKEKAENYRDKGEYLKSFLLQVLALELAEAFADIIHEKMRKIWGIDNGIRVSPGYPIYPALEEQAKLFRLLKPEEIGITLTENFMMDPEASVSAVVFSHPEAKIFNINR, encoded by the coding sequence ATGAAACAACAGATTTTTAATGAATTGCTTGCGAGAAAAATTCTGATTCTGGACGGAGCAATGGGGACCATGCTTCAGCAGAAGGATCTGTCTGCCGAAGATTTTGGAGGGCCTGAACAGGAAGGCTGCAACGAAATTCTGACGCTCACCCGTCCTCACATCGTACGTGATATTCATGAGGCCTATCTGAAAGCCGGTGCGGATATCATTGAGACCAATACCTTCGGAGGTACAAATATTGTCCTTGGGGAATATCATCTCGGGGACAGGGATATGGAAATCAACGAGGCTGCGGCACGGCTGGCCCGCGAAGCTGCTGATAAATGGTCCACAGCGGAAAAACCCCGGTTTGTGGCTGGATCTATGGGTCCGACGACCAAGATGCTGGCCTTTGGAGGCGGTATTACTTTTACTGACCTGGAAGAGGCTTATTGCCGTCAGACACTTGGCCTTATTAAGGGAGGCGTCGATCTGCTGATCGTCGAAACCTGTCAGGATACGCTGAATATCAAGGCGGCAGGACTCGGGATCCAGCGCGCCTTTGCTGAACTTGAGCGGGAAGTGCCGCTGGTCGTTTCCGTGACGATTGAACCTTCGGGTACGATGCTCGCAGGACAGAATATTGAAGCCTTATATATTTCGATACAGCACCTGAAACCGGTCGCCGTCGGCATGAACTGCGGTACCGGAGCAGAACTGATGAATGATCACCTTAGAACATTGGAGGGAATTGCCTCTTGTGCCGTGAGCTGTTACCCAAACGCGGGTCTTCCGGACGAAGACGGCGGCTACCGCGAAACACCGGAAGAATTTGCCGGCAAGATGGCCGCTTATGCAGCTAAAGGTTGGCTGAACATTGCAGGTGGCTGCTGCGGGACGACGGACCGCCATATCGAAGCGCTGGCCGCAGCCCTGGCCAAGTACGCTCCAAGACGGACAATGGCAGCGGAACGGAGCAGTATCACCGGGCTTGAACCGGTCTGGCCCGAAGAAGACAACCGGCCACTTCTGGTTGGTGAGCGGACTAATGTGATCGGTTCCCGCAAATTTAAGGAACTGATTGCCGGTGAATATTATGAAGAAGGCTCCGAGATTGCCCGAAACCAGGTCAAGAAGGGTGCTCAGATCATAGATGTCTGTGTGGCTAATCCCGACCGGGACGAACTGGAGGATATGGTCAGTTTTCTACCCCATGTTGTCAATAAAGTCAAAGTGCCGCTGATGCTGGATACGACCGATCCTGCGGTTTTGGAAGCTGGACTCCGGCTAATTCAGGGCAAAGCAATTATCAATTCGATCAACCTTGAAAATGGACGGGAACGCTTCGATGATGTTGTTCCGCTGCTCCGAAAGTTCGGGGCTGCAGTCGTGGTCGGCTTAATCGATGAACAGGGTATGGCCCTGACCCGGGAGCGCAAGCTCGAAGTGGCCGGACGCTCTTACGATCTGCTGGTGTATGAATATGGTCTTTCGGCTGCCGACATTATCTTTGATCCGCTGACATTCCCGGTAGGGACCGGGGATGCTAAGTATCTCGGTTCCGCAGTTGAGACCATTGAAGGCCTGCGCCTGATCAAAGCCAAATATCCGGAATGCAAGACGATTCTTGGGATCAGCAATGTCTCCTTCGGTCTGCCTGCGGCAGGCCGGGAAGTGCTGAATGCCGTATTCGTCTATCTGAATACCGTAGCCGGGCTGGACTACGCCATTGTCAATTCCGAAAAACTGGAACGTTATGCGACGATTCCGCATGAAGAGAAAAAACTGGCCGAAGACCTGCTCTTAAATACGAATGACCAGACCTTAAAAGCCTTTACCGATTTTTACCGAGAGAAAAAGGTCACGGAACAAAAACAGACATCCGGGCTTTCCGTTGAGGAACGGCTGGCAGGAACGATTGTTGAAGGCTCCAAGGAGGGTCTGGAAAACGATCTGTACGAGGCCCTGACGAAATACCGGCCGCTCGAAATTATTAACGGCCCGTTGATGAAGGGGATGGAGGAAGTCGGCAGCCTCTTTAACAGGAACCAACTGATCGTGGCTGAAGTTCTGCAGAGTGCCGAAGTCATGAAGGCAGCGGTGACCATCCTGGAGGCCTATATGGAGAAAGCCGAAGAGGCGGTCAAAGGGAAGATACTGCTCGCGACAGTCAAGGGCGATGTCCATGATATCGGTAAGAATCTTGTGGAGATCATCCTGGCCAATAACGGTTATAAAGTGATTAACCTTGGCGTAAAAGTCAGTTCTGAACAGCTGATAGAAGCGGCTAGGAAAGAGGCCCCTGATGCGATCGGTTTATCCGGACTTCTGGTCAAATCTGTCCAGCAAATGCTGCTGACTGCCCAGGACCTTCAGGCAGCCGGAATCAATATCCCGTTGATTCTCGGGGGTGCGGCTCTGTCCCGAAAATATACCGAAGAAAAGATCGCTCCGCAATACGGCGGACCGGTCCTGTATGCGCGCGACGCCATGGATGGCCTGAATCTCCTGAATGGTCTGAAAAGAAAGTCAGCCAATGATTCCGGAAGCTATAACGCGGCTAAAAATAATGATCAGGCTGGTAATGCTGGTACGATTTCCGGTAACATCCCAGACAGTATCTCCGGCAGTATTTCTGACAACCACATCGAAAATAAATTTTCGCCGGTCAGCTTTGACGGACCTGTCTGCCGTCCGCAGTATACGGAAAGGGAGATTCTCCTGGATTATCCGTTGGTGGAGATCATCCCGAACCTCGATTTGCCTTTTATCCTGAGGCGTTATCTCGGTGTCAAAAACAAACTGCGCCACTCTTCCCAGGAAGAAATCAAGGCAGCAGAAAGTCTCCTGCTGGATTCCGCAGATGTTTCCCAAGATAAATCAGCCAAAATCCAGATATTTGTTCAGGATTTCCTGGAAGAGATCCAAGAACACAAGCTAATTACGGTCAATGGGGTATTTGCGTTTTATCCGGCCTGTGCGAACGGAAATACGGTCGCTATTATGGATTCAGATTCGGATTCGAATCCGAATCTGAAAGCTTCGAATACTGTCCTTGAAGCACTCAGCTTTCCGCGTCAGCAAAAAGACAATGGCCTTTGTCTGGCTGACTATGTCCGCCCCCGGAACAAGCATGTTGGACAGGAGCAGGCGTATGATTATCTTGGAATGTTCGCGCTGACCACCGGCCTGGGGATTAAAGAAAAGGCTGAGAATTACCGGGACAAGGGTGAATACCTGAAGTCTTTTCTTCTTCAGGTTCTGGCTCTGGAGCTGGCTGAAGCATTTGCTGACATCATACATGAAAAAATGCGTAAAATCTGGGGGATTGACAACGGCATCCGGGTTTCTCCGGGTTACCCGATCTACCCTGCACTGGAAGAACAGGCCAAGCTATTCAGACTGCTGAAACCGGAGGAGATTGGGATAACGCTGACAGAGAATTTCATGATGGACCCCGAAGCGTCTGTTAGCGCTGTTGTTTTTTCTCATCCCGAAGCTAAAATATTTAATATTAACCGTTGA